Proteins encoded by one window of Gambusia affinis linkage group LG17, SWU_Gaff_1.0, whole genome shotgun sequence:
- the ajm1 gene encoding apical junction component 1 homolog: MTRTDPPDILVSTVHQDIKVIPISTHYKSLQPSKQCDFISCFTLEDSQSKVNKRHCRTFDYKSLEYPKSHKSSMESPHRKADRHAANPDVAWNALGRHQRCRFSAPDIFSHRLTPQSVSAERASEVLVPENKRRTRSKSASRVQTGLTPVTFEGYSLSGRKGRESQRVPRDSRWRAEASPLRGSSYVATRTHMHEVHPIKLQPQIGDSNRYSPHYASDKFEDGSLDKSATSPHVRCRVDIKPDDVALHHSGRKQTSAMEIPWQRHHSTGRSLTVPRHFSYSRTPTPTDSMGAERRQAYQYSRSMPNTYLQHMELPLQRMPSAGDYYGREHRAHSSPNVPTNFFYADDVARYVTAPAPKPGSFFHDEHYTPGKTYSPKVQYVQDPRTRIVHAVATRPYYSEMEPHPYSVQSGYPKPYAENEPGPYIISTPPTSILYGDDPRTYQIQTAPPRFYYSSDMFAVPPEHHVPARAYYTEGRRHARVTQPQTDDWYGSDASGYSTNPASYVSQITPTRVRQEPVLTPWYTNPCVEPQKIGTDSKSYSRSWDNILNSRVEREQPLPVQRGQSYDDLLDSGKPPTATGDKPKPVVVNLSSSPRRYAALSVSDNSLIDKSPTETSKSPTSKLWFVTPEITITDNDIRPGNLNKAEGRSASWDILNSRNAEDLELHDFDSSTKEKTHDNASLQQSLEQLDELLADLVTDYKPPSRRTSEEILDQLKKLIDEEEAVSLSRKCSKPDTDEPLPLDKQPTSIKINPDVFRDMDGPSDSMKTTEECSPDQSPDEDDTMMCSNNKCRRTETLFNACLYFKSCHSCYTYYCSRNCRREDWDIHKESCLYGRIGSTCRHIIKHCRETVEVHKAFSRIAKVGYLSRGRGVLFLGFPNPSSSCSFLQYGLNSLPMSPTYLSLRELESFKDNLGEYCNELQEAGKEYDPNECFILNVSIAVGDQLADGPSPRNQAPTVRKYAKIALASFSPERKVHKKESDMETLILTPPPGMADIDMEGEEGQKAREICFINIQRELRMRGVFLRHEYPNVYQQLCEFVESNTRFTPTTIYPIDKRTGKQFMCMIMAASEPRTLDWVGAPHLLDDII, from the coding sequence ATGACACGCACAGACCCACCTGATATACTGGTATCAACTGTGCATCAAGACATAAAAGTGATTCCTATATCTACCCACTACAAATCTTTGCAGCCCTCCAAACAATGTGATTTTATAAGTTGCTTTACACTGGAGGACAGTCAGAGCAAAGTTAATAAGAGGCACTGTCGAACCTTTGACTATAAGTCATTGGAGTACCCAAAATCACACAAGTCCTCAATGGAGTCCCCACACAGAAAAGCTGATAGGCATGCAGCCAACCCAGATGTTGCTTGGAATGCCCTGGGTCGCCACCAGAGATGCCGTTTTTCTGCTCCAGACATTTTCAGTCACAGATTAACTCCTCAATCTGTGTCTGCAGAAAGGGCAAGTGAGGTACTTGTccctgaaaataaaagaaggacCAGGTCAAAAAGTGCCTCTCGTGTTCAGACTGGCCTCACTCCTGTGACTTTTGAAGGTTACTCATTAtcaggaagaaaaggaagagagtCCCAAAGGGTTCCAAGAGATTCTCGCTGGAGAGCTGAAGCATCCCCACTTAGAGGGTCATCTTATGTAGCAACAAGGACTCATATGCATGAAGTACATCCCATTAAGCTGCAGCCTCAAATTGGAGACAGCAATAGATATTCACCACACTATGCTTCTGATAAATTTGAGGATGGAAGTCTAGATAAATCAGCAACTAGCCCCCATGTTAGGTGTCGAGTGGACATCAAGCCCGATGATGTGGCATTACATCATTCAGGCCGAAAACAGACATCTGCAATGGAAATACCCTGGCAGAGGCATCACAGTACTGGGAGAAGTCTGACTGTGCCACGTCATTTCTCCTACTCCAGAACTCCAACTCCCACTGACTCAATGGGTGCAGAAAGAAGGCAAGCTTATCAATATTCCCGAAGCATGCCCAATACTTACCTACAACACATGGAGCTTCCATTACAAAGAATGCCTTCTGCTGGTGATTATTATGGTAGAGAACATAGAGCTCATTCCAGTCCTAATGTGCCAACTAATTTCTTTTATGCAGATGATGTAGCCAGATATGTGACTGCTCCTGCTCCAAAACCAGGATCTTTTTTTCATGATGAGCATTACACACCAGGTAAAACATACAGTCCCAAAGTACAGTATGTGCAAGATCCAAGGACTCGAATAGTGCATGCTGTAGCTACTAGACCATATTATTCTGAAATGGAGCCCCACCCTTACTCTGTGCAGTCAGGATATCCCAAACCATATGCTGAAAATGAACCAGGCCCATACATCATAAGCACACCCCCCACAAGTATATTGTATGGTGATGATCCAAGAACTTATCAAATTCAGACAGCACCACCACGATTTTATTATTCCAGTGATATGTTTGCAGTGCCCCCAGAGCACCATGTTCCAGCAAGGGCATACTATACTGAAGGTCGAAGACATGCTAGAGTCACTCAACCACAAACTGATGACTGGTATGGTTCTGATGCATCTGGTTATTCTACTAATCCAGCCTCCTATGTGTCGCAGATCACTCCAACCAGAGTCCGGCAAGAGCCTGTACTAACTCCATGGTATACCAATCCATGTGTAGAACCTCAAAAAATAGGAACAGATTCCAAATCTTATTCCAGGTCTTGGGACAATATTCTCAACTCACGTGTAGAAAGAGAACAACCTCTTCCTGTACAGAGAGGTCAGAGCTATGATGATCTTCTGGACTCCGGGAAGCCGCCTACAGCCACAGGTGACAAACCAAAACCAGTGGTAGTCAATCTTTCCAGTTCACCAAGACGCTATGCAGCCTTATCAGTGTCTGATAACTCACTTATTGACAAAAGTCCAACAGAGACGTCGAAAAGTCCCACAAGCAAACTTTGGTTTGTTACTCCTGAAATAACAATCACTGATAATGACATTAGGCCTGGAAATCTTAACAAGGCTGAAGGACGGTCTGCAAGTTGGGATATTCTTAACTCTAGAAACGCTGAGGATCTAGAATTACATGACTTTGATAGCTCAACCAAAGAAAAGACACATGATAATGCCTCACTTCAGCAAAGCCTTGAGCAGCTTGATGAGCTCCTAGCAGATCTTGTGACTGACTACAAGCCACCCAGTAGACGAACAAGTGAGGAGATTTTGGACCAATTAAAGAAGTTAATTGATGAGGAAGAAGCAGTATCTCTGTCCAGAAAATGCTCAAAGCCAGATACAGATGAACCACTGCCTCTGGATAAGCAGCCAACTTCAATCAAAATTAATCCAGATGTTTTTCGTGACATGGATGGGCCAAGTGATTCAATGAAGACCACAGAGGAATGCTCTCCAGATCAAAGTCCAGATGAGGATGATACAATGATGTGCTCCAACAATAAGTGCCGGAGAACAGAGACCTTATTCAAtgcttgtctttattttaaatcctgCCACAGCTGTTACACCTACTACTGCTCTCGGAACTGCCGTAGAGAGGATTGGGACATACATAAAGAAAGCTGCTTATATGGAAGAATTGGAAGCACATGCCGGCATATTATAAAACACTGCCGGGAGACTGTTGAAGTCCACAAAGCCTTCTCCCGTATTGCCAAGGTTGGCTACCTTTCTCGAGGTAGGGGGGTTCTCTTCCTTGGCTTTCCAAATCCTTCTTCATCTTGTAGCTTCCTGCAGTATGGCCTGAATAGTTTACCAATGTCTCCTACATACCTGTCTCTTCGGGAGCTTGAAAGCTTCAAAGACAATCTGGGGGAATACTGTAATGAGCTGCAAGAAGCTGGTAAAGAATATGACCCAAACGAATGTTTCATCTTGAATGTATCCATTGCTGTGGGTGACCAGCTGGCCGATGGGCCATCGCCAAGGAATCAAGCTCCTACAgttagaaaatatgcaaaaattgCATTGGCTTCTTTTAGTCCTGAGAGAAAGGTTCACAAGAAAGAGAGTGACATGGAAACACTGATCCTTACACCACCTCCAGGAATGGCTGATATTGACATGGAAGGGGAGGAAGGTCAGAAGGCACGAGAAATTTGTTTCATCAATATACAACGGGAACTGAGAATGAGAGGAGTTTTTCTACGCCATGAATACCCAAATGTGTATCAACAGCTTTGTGAATTTGTGGAAAGCAACACAAGGTTCACACCCACAACTATTTATCCAATTGATAAGAGAACTGGCAAACAGTTTATGTGCATGATCATGGCTGCCTCTGAGCCCAGAACGCTGGACTGGGTTGGTGCACCACATCTGCTTGATGACATCATTTAA